Proteins from a genomic interval of Crassostrea angulata isolate pt1a10 chromosome 7, ASM2561291v2, whole genome shotgun sequence:
- the LOC128156280 gene encoding nocturnin-like translates to MSTGAALTELQKDIQKKKLPSLLDRKFEKVAGCDNEEGDFSVMQWNVLAQALSGGDDNFVLCPREALSWENRQLRILEEIYRTSPSILCMQEVDCFSFLKNKLSSLGYEGEWVQKPSSPCMEMENNMGPDGCALFYRKDKFQLLQAKHVNLKKNGRETNQSGLVCKLKFQDNDHLIYVAVIHLKAKSGYEELRHQQGKYLLEYLAKESGPEPIIVCGDFNASTKEPVYKDFSDSELGLKSVYKESSADQKEPKYTTWKIRAGPDGGNTESCKTIDYIWIRGNLKLTSVLSIPKDEAIGPNRLPSYQYPSDHFALACKLLFT, encoded by the exons ATGTCTACAGGAGCGGCTCTAACTGAACTGCAGAAGGACATACAGAAGAAGAAACTGCCCAGTCTCTTGGACCGGAAGTTTGAAAAAGTTGCAGGGTGTGACAATGAAGAGGGGGACTTCTCTGTCATGCAATGGAATGTTTTGGCTCAAG cACTGAGTGGAGGAGATGATAATTTTGTTCTGTGTCCACGTGAGGCCCTCTCGTGGGAAAATCGCCAGCTACGCATACTGGAAGAAATCTATCGCACCAGTCCTAGCATTCTGTGCATGCAAGAGGTAGACTGCTTCTCCTTTCTGAAAAATAAGTTAAGCTCACTGGGCTATGAAGGAGAGTGGGTGCAGAAACCATCCTCTCCTTGTATGGAAATGGAGAATAATATGGGGCCTGATGGCTGTGCTCTATTTTATCGAAAAGATAAATTCCAACTGCTACAAGCTAAACATGTCaaccttaaaaaaaatgggAGAGAAACAAATCAGTCTGGCCTTGTTTGTAAACTCAAGTTCCAGGATAACGACCACCTGATATATGTGGCAGTAATTCATTTAAAGGCAAAGTCTGGTTACGAAGAGCTGAGGCATCAACAGGGGAAATACCTGCTAGAATATCTGGCGAAGGAATCTGGTCCAGAACCCATTATAGTGTGCGGTGACTTCAACGCTAGCACAAAAGAACCCGTGTATAAGGACTTCAGTGACAGTGAGCTGGGATTGAAAAGCGTGTACAAGGAGAGTTCAGCCGATCAGAAGGAACCCAAGTACACCACATGGAAAATCAGGGCAGGGCCGGATGGAGGAAATACGGAGAGCTGCAAGACAATAGATTACATATGGATCCGAGGAAACTTGAAGCTGACGTCGGTCCTCAGTATACCTAAGGATGAAGCCATCGGTCCGAATCGACTGCCAAGCTACCAGTACCCATCTGACCATTTTGCACTGGCTTGCAAATTGCTGTTCACTTAG